A window from Roseofilum capinflatum BLCC-M114 encodes these proteins:
- a CDS encoding DUF1517 domain-containing protein codes for MARTRFVVCRLMLHLAGDEIAPLLGVLNQKAQEAIDAEGDLGVLGEGLVEIAESLLQWESYWRSAANEGDVMWKEGEAADYVQELFTDSAQRYLSQPDLGDSEEEEDLLSLPITENIVVMMTIAFEGESPDLETDLASFSALRQGLKAMINLHYQERLRAVQVHFSPARLGDRLTDDQLLLNFSELIPL; via the coding sequence ATGGCTAGAACTCGGTTTGTGGTTTGTCGGCTGATGCTCCATTTAGCGGGCGATGAGATTGCGCCTTTGCTCGGTGTTTTAAATCAAAAGGCACAAGAGGCAATTGATGCAGAAGGAGATTTAGGAGTCTTAGGCGAGGGTTTAGTGGAGATTGCTGAATCTTTGTTACAGTGGGAATCCTATTGGCGATCGGCAGCGAATGAAGGAGATGTAATGTGGAAGGAAGGGGAAGCTGCTGATTATGTGCAAGAGTTGTTTACCGATTCAGCCCAGCGCTATTTGAGTCAACCGGATTTAGGCGATTCTGAAGAGGAGGAAGATCTTTTATCCCTGCCCATTACGGAGAATATTGTGGTGATGATGACGATCGCCTTTGAAGGAGAATCCCCCGATCTAGAAACCGATTTAGCCAGCTTTAGCGCCCTACGTCAAGGCTTAAAGGCGATGATTAATCTCCATTATCAAGAGCGACTGCGAGCCGTTCAAGTGCATTTTTCTCCTGCTCGATTGGGCGATCGCCTCACGGACGATCAACTGTTACTGAATTTTTCTGAACTCATCCCCCTCTAG
- a CDS encoding 2OG-Fe(II) oxygenase, translating to MNTQPATATQTVKVTLLLAGGHQYTLSLPSNSPILVAVMKVLASQTGNTGNNGASASQLFQIPLNDDRQALCFPSHHLIGAVTEPPLYVQQKAQQKAQQMATPAPQPLAPVSNTITSRFVHLDHFLSDKDCDRLLKYVKKRQKDFTNTTTSTGEDDYRYSTVLYHFPEFSEMIIERIKGMMPEVLPQLDRPLFEPHDIEAQLTAHNDGHYFKLHNDNGSPDTASRELTYVYYFHNQPKNFTGGELLIYDSQIKNGYYAKADTYQTIEPRHNSIVFFLSRYLHEVLPVRCSSKKFTDSRFTINGWVRRSS from the coding sequence ATGAATACTCAACCAGCAACAGCAACTCAAACCGTTAAAGTTACCCTGCTCTTAGCCGGAGGTCATCAGTATACCCTGTCTTTACCTTCCAATTCCCCTATTCTGGTAGCGGTGATGAAAGTCTTAGCTTCCCAAACCGGAAATACAGGGAATAATGGAGCCTCGGCTTCCCAACTGTTTCAAATTCCCCTCAATGACGATCGCCAGGCGCTCTGTTTTCCCAGTCATCACCTAATTGGGGCAGTGACGGAACCGCCGTTGTATGTGCAGCAAAAAGCACAGCAAAAAGCACAGCAAATGGCTACTCCTGCACCCCAACCCCTAGCTCCCGTTTCCAATACGATTACCTCCCGGTTTGTCCATTTAGATCACTTCCTCAGCGACAAAGACTGCGATCGCCTGCTCAAATACGTGAAAAAACGTCAAAAAGACTTCACCAATACCACCACTTCCACGGGAGAAGACGACTATCGCTATTCTACCGTTCTCTATCACTTCCCTGAATTCTCCGAGATGATTATTGAACGGATCAAAGGAATGATGCCAGAAGTTTTACCCCAATTGGATCGTCCCCTGTTTGAACCCCACGATATCGAAGCTCAATTAACCGCCCATAACGACGGTCATTATTTTAAGCTCCATAATGATAACGGCTCTCCCGACACAGCCAGCAGAGAACTAACCTATGTTTACTATTTCCATAATCAACCGAAAAATTTTACTGGTGGAGAACTGCTGATTTACGACAGTCAGATTAAAAATGGCTATTATGCCAAAGCCGATACTTACCAAACGATCGAACCCCGACACAACAGTATTGTGTTTTTCCTCAGTCGCTATTTACATGAAGTGCTACCAGTGCGCTGTTCCTCGAAGAAATTTACCGATAGTCGGTTTACCATTAATGGTTGGGTAAGGCGATCGTCGTAG